A genomic segment from Bradyrhizobium diazoefficiens USDA 110 encodes:
- a CDS encoding LysR family transcriptional regulator has translation MSNINLKLLHTFLLAAEHESFRKAAQESNRSPSAVSMQVRGLEEQIGVQLFRRTPQKVLLTPEGRILFEQAKRALQEVQSGLDLLTEAAQSRSRHIQMACVPTLATGWLPNILATFKIRHPNTQVQLMELPTGPMLELLRRRDVEFGVGPQIPGMEDFEFEPILEDPLYACVPPVFDEGQSSVCFADLVDKPTIMLSKSTAVRGLIDDTLETLGIHLDVPFEVQQATTAMALAASGLGIAIVPRVALVQAGVQQFRMVPISNHVGLRQVGLITARGPILRPNTERLITLIRTSLAQLR, from the coding sequence TTGTCGAACATCAATCTCAAGCTTCTCCATACCTTCCTGCTCGCGGCGGAGCACGAAAGCTTCAGGAAAGCCGCACAGGAATCGAACCGGTCTCCGTCCGCGGTGAGCATGCAGGTCCGCGGGCTGGAGGAGCAGATCGGCGTCCAGCTCTTTCGCAGAACGCCGCAGAAGGTCCTGCTGACGCCCGAGGGCCGGATCCTGTTCGAACAGGCCAAGCGTGCGCTGCAGGAGGTCCAGTCAGGGCTCGATTTGCTGACGGAAGCAGCTCAGTCGCGCAGCCGCCACATTCAGATGGCCTGCGTCCCGACGCTTGCGACTGGCTGGCTTCCGAACATCCTGGCGACTTTCAAGATCCGTCATCCGAACACCCAGGTGCAACTCATGGAGTTGCCGACCGGGCCCATGCTTGAACTGCTGCGACGGCGGGATGTCGAATTCGGAGTTGGTCCGCAGATTCCTGGCATGGAGGATTTCGAGTTCGAGCCGATCCTCGAGGATCCGCTCTATGCTTGCGTGCCGCCCGTCTTCGACGAGGGACAATCGAGCGTCTGCTTTGCCGACCTCGTCGACAAGCCCACGATCATGCTGTCGAAATCGACTGCTGTCCGGGGATTGATCGATGACACGCTGGAGACACTCGGAATCCATCTCGATGTCCCGTTCGAGGTCCAGCAGGCCACGACGGCAATGGCCCTTGCGGCGTCCGGGCTCGGCATTGCAATCGTGCCCCGGGTCGCGCTGGTGCAGGCCGGAGTGCAGCAATTTCGCATGGTGCCGATCTCCAACCATGTCGGGCTCCGTCAGGTCGGCCTGATCACCGCGCGCGGGCCGATCCTCCGCCCCAACACCGAACGGCTGATTACCTTGATACGAACCAGCCTTGCCCAGCTCCGCTGA